From Cellulosimicrobium cellulans, the proteins below share one genomic window:
- a CDS encoding carbohydrate ABC transporter permease has product MTVTSSRTTSATSTPEGAPRRRPRRPIRWSRGATYTALVVGLLLTLMPFIWMALGSFKTQGELLQRPITWWPQNPTLDNYERWLSQLNYGQYFTNSIVVAVAVVLGNIVFCSMVGYALAKMSFPGKRVLFALVMLTLMVPGVVTLVPMFVLVSNMGLVNTYPALILPFLAGPLGVFLMRQFMLGIPDALIEAARIDGAGEFRVFFRIVLPQCGPPLATLSILTFLGSWNNFLWPLVVAQTENMYTLPVALSLYSVGSNGTYYGLLMAGSVLVVTPILILFLFLQRYFVQGIAMTGIK; this is encoded by the coding sequence ATGACCGTCACGTCCTCGCGGACCACCTCCGCGACGTCGACGCCGGAGGGCGCGCCCCGCCGTCGGCCGCGACGCCCGATCCGCTGGTCGCGCGGCGCCACCTACACGGCGCTCGTCGTCGGGCTGCTCCTGACCCTCATGCCGTTCATCTGGATGGCCCTCGGCAGCTTCAAGACGCAGGGCGAGCTCCTCCAGCGCCCCATCACGTGGTGGCCGCAGAACCCCACGCTCGACAACTACGAGCGGTGGCTCTCCCAGCTCAACTACGGGCAGTACTTCACCAACTCGATCGTCGTCGCGGTCGCCGTGGTGCTCGGCAACATCGTGTTCTGCTCGATGGTCGGCTACGCCCTGGCGAAGATGAGCTTCCCCGGCAAGCGGGTGCTGTTCGCCCTCGTCATGCTCACGCTCATGGTCCCGGGCGTCGTCACGCTCGTGCCGATGTTCGTGCTCGTGTCCAACATGGGGCTCGTCAACACCTACCCCGCGCTCATCCTGCCGTTCCTCGCCGGACCGCTCGGCGTGTTCCTCATGCGGCAGTTCATGCTCGGCATCCCCGACGCGCTCATCGAGGCCGCCCGGATCGACGGCGCCGGCGAGTTCCGCGTCTTCTTCCGGATCGTGCTGCCCCAGTGCGGCCCGCCGCTCGCGACGCTGAGCATCCTCACGTTCCTCGGGTCGTGGAACAACTTCCTGTGGCCCCTGGTCGTCGCGCAGACCGAGAACATGTACACCCTCCCGGTCGCGCTCTCGCTGTACTCGGTCGGCTCGAACGGAACCTACTACGGCCTCCTCATGGCCGGTTCCGTGCTCGTCGTGACGCCGATCCTCATCCTGTTCCTGTTCCTGCAGCGCTACTTCGTGCAGGGCATCGCCATGACCGGCATCAAGTGA
- a CDS encoding glycoside hydrolase family 1 protein: protein MSITFPESFVWGASTAAHQIEGNNVNSDWWAREVDPASTLAEPSGDAADSYHRYAEDVRLLAESGLTSYRFSIEWARIEPAEGRFSRAELDHYRRMVDCCLEHGVTPLITLHHFTSPRWFAEDGGWTDPRSVERFARYVEHVLPLLDRASHVFTINEPNILAMMITAAKGAEQLQAGTMHAPDPVATEHLIAAHRRAVELVRTVGVPVGWPVAPQQFFADPGAEEVLREYAYPRETVFLEAAKGDDFIAVQAYTRTRITVDGPLPAPEDSEKTLTGWEYYPAAIAEAARLGHEITGLPVLVSENGIATADDARRIDYTRDALRALHAEMEAGLPLLGYLHWSLLDNYEWGSFAPTFGLVAWDPETFERTPKPSLAWLGGVARGTVSLDD, encoded by the coding sequence GTGTCGATCACCTTCCCCGAGTCCTTCGTCTGGGGCGCCTCGACGGCGGCCCACCAGATCGAGGGCAACAACGTCAACAGCGACTGGTGGGCCCGCGAGGTCGACCCGGCCTCGACGCTCGCCGAGCCGTCGGGTGACGCCGCCGACTCCTACCACCGGTACGCCGAGGACGTCCGGCTGCTGGCCGAGTCCGGGCTCACCTCCTACCGGTTCTCGATCGAGTGGGCGCGCATCGAGCCCGCCGAGGGTCGCTTCTCGCGCGCCGAGCTCGACCACTACCGCCGCATGGTGGACTGCTGCCTGGAGCACGGCGTCACGCCGCTCATCACGCTGCACCACTTCACGTCGCCGCGCTGGTTCGCGGAGGACGGCGGCTGGACGGACCCGCGGTCCGTCGAGCGGTTCGCGCGGTACGTCGAGCACGTGCTGCCGCTGCTCGACCGCGCGTCGCACGTGTTCACCATCAACGAGCCGAACATCCTCGCGATGATGATCACGGCCGCCAAGGGCGCCGAGCAGCTCCAGGCGGGCACCATGCACGCGCCCGACCCGGTCGCGACCGAGCACCTGATCGCCGCGCACCGCCGGGCCGTCGAGCTCGTGCGGACCGTCGGGGTGCCCGTCGGGTGGCCCGTCGCGCCGCAGCAGTTCTTCGCCGACCCGGGCGCCGAGGAGGTCCTGCGCGAGTACGCCTACCCGCGCGAGACGGTCTTCCTGGAAGCCGCGAAGGGCGACGACTTCATCGCCGTCCAGGCCTACACGCGCACGCGCATCACGGTGGACGGCCCGCTGCCCGCCCCGGAGGACTCCGAGAAGACGCTCACCGGGTGGGAGTACTACCCGGCCGCCATCGCGGAGGCCGCGCGCCTCGGGCACGAGATCACCGGCCTGCCGGTCCTCGTCTCCGAGAACGGCATCGCGACGGCCGACGACGCGCGGCGCATCGACTACACGCGCGACGCCCTGCGCGCGCTGCACGCCGAGATGGAGGCGGGCCTCCCGCTGCTCGGCTACCTGCACTGGTCGCTGCTCGACAACTACGAGTGGGGCTCCTTCGCCCCCACCTTCGGGCTCGTCGCCTGGGACCCGGAGACCTTCGAGCGCACGCCCAAGCCCAGCCTCGCCTGGCTCGGCGGCGTCGCCCGCGGCACCGTCTCGCTCGACGACTGA
- a CDS encoding transaldolase family protein — MLYIDSADRDQVERLLATGLFAGVTTNPTILYRSGLTVDDVPAVHRWARAAGAGTVFLQAVGPDEAALEAHSRELVDLGPDVVVKLPATRDGLAVSRRLTREGVPVLVTAVYHASQALLADAAGAGWVAPYVGRMGDLGLDGVEQTVDLHATLRASGQGCRVLAASLRDTTQVAALAARGIEDFTLSTALCSALLENPDTVAAAAQFETDARAAG; from the coding sequence ATGCTGTACATCGACTCCGCCGACCGCGACCAGGTCGAGCGGCTCCTCGCGACCGGCCTGTTCGCCGGCGTCACCACGAACCCGACGATCCTGTACCGGTCGGGGCTCACGGTCGACGACGTCCCCGCCGTCCACCGCTGGGCGCGCGCCGCCGGGGCCGGGACGGTCTTCCTCCAGGCCGTCGGCCCGGACGAGGCGGCGTTGGAGGCGCACAGCCGGGAGCTCGTCGACCTGGGGCCGGACGTCGTCGTCAAGCTGCCCGCGACGCGCGACGGCCTCGCCGTCTCCCGCCGGCTGACGCGCGAGGGGGTGCCCGTGCTCGTCACGGCCGTCTACCACGCGTCCCAGGCGCTCCTCGCGGACGCGGCCGGCGCGGGCTGGGTCGCGCCCTACGTGGGGCGGATGGGCGACCTCGGGCTCGACGGCGTCGAGCAGACGGTCGACCTCCACGCCACGCTGCGCGCGTCTGGTCAGGGGTGCCGGGTGCTCGCCGCGAGCCTGCGCGACACGACCCAGGTCGCGGCGCTCGCGGCCCGCGGGATCGAGGACTTCACGCTGTCCACCGCGCTCTGCTCGGCGTTGCTGGAGAACCCGGACACCGTCGCCGCGGCGGCGCAGTTCGAGACCGACGCCCGCGCGGCGGGGTGA
- a CDS encoding xylulokinase, protein MDLVAGVDSSTQSCTVELRRRDDGALVGTASAPHPRTAPPVSRQDPRDWWAAFRAAFSGALRDADADPTQVVALAVGAQCHGLVLLDRSGEPLAPAPLWNDTTAGPAAARIAEEYGLEPWMRDVGMAPSSALTIMKLAHVAETDPALLVRVAHVLVPHDYLTYRLTGSTVTDRSDAAGTGYLDVHRGVWRPELLDRFVSPDVGWEDVLPTVLGPDTPAGTVRPDVAAELGLGPGVVVGPGGGDQHLAAVGLGLVEGDLGVSLGTSGVVLSPRRTSVVDPLGTVDSVCDATGGYLPLACTLNAAKVTDTFARLLDVDHATLERLALAAPVRGERPTLVAYLDGERTPRRPGATGVLGGITGETTREDLALAAFEGVVAGLVGAARALERVGVDTTGEVVVNGGGARSLAYRQVLADALGRPVVRRAAPEATARGACVQAVAVLEGATVVDVAASWAPAVLDAVPPRDVPATIDAPYYDLLATVADRPRPTAP, encoded by the coding sequence ATGGACCTTGTCGCAGGGGTCGACTCGTCGACCCAGTCCTGCACCGTCGAGCTGCGCCGCCGGGACGACGGCGCGCTCGTCGGGACCGCCTCCGCGCCTCACCCCCGGACCGCACCGCCCGTCAGCCGGCAGGACCCGCGGGACTGGTGGGCCGCGTTCCGGGCGGCGTTCTCGGGCGCCTTGCGCGACGCCGACGCCGACCCGACGCAGGTCGTCGCGCTCGCCGTCGGCGCGCAGTGCCACGGGCTCGTGCTGCTGGATCGGAGCGGCGAGCCCCTGGCTCCCGCGCCGCTGTGGAACGACACGACGGCGGGCCCCGCGGCGGCGCGGATCGCCGAGGAGTACGGGCTCGAGCCGTGGATGCGCGACGTCGGCATGGCGCCGTCGTCCGCCCTGACGATCATGAAGCTCGCGCACGTGGCGGAGACCGACCCCGCGCTCCTCGTGCGCGTCGCGCACGTCCTCGTGCCGCACGACTACCTCACCTACCGGCTCACCGGGTCGACGGTCACCGACCGGTCCGACGCCGCCGGGACCGGCTACCTCGACGTGCACCGCGGCGTCTGGCGGCCCGAGCTCCTGGACCGCTTCGTCTCGCCGGACGTCGGCTGGGAGGACGTCCTCCCGACCGTCCTCGGGCCCGACACCCCGGCCGGGACCGTGCGCCCGGACGTGGCGGCCGAGCTCGGGCTCGGGCCGGGGGTCGTCGTCGGGCCGGGCGGGGGAGACCAGCACCTCGCCGCCGTCGGGCTCGGCCTCGTCGAGGGCGACCTCGGGGTCTCCCTCGGCACCTCCGGCGTCGTCCTCAGCCCGCGCCGCACGTCCGTCGTCGACCCGCTCGGCACGGTCGACTCCGTGTGCGACGCGACCGGCGGGTACCTGCCCCTCGCGTGCACGCTCAACGCCGCCAAGGTCACCGACACGTTCGCACGGCTCCTCGACGTCGACCACGCGACCCTGGAGCGCCTCGCCCTCGCCGCCCCCGTCCGGGGGGAGCGGCCGACGCTCGTCGCCTACCTCGACGGCGAGCGCACCCCGCGGCGACCGGGCGCGACCGGCGTGCTCGGCGGGATCACCGGCGAGACCACCCGGGAAGACCTCGCGCTGGCCGCGTTCGAGGGCGTCGTGGCCGGCCTCGTCGGGGCGGCCCGCGCGCTCGAGCGCGTGGGCGTCGACACGACCGGCGAGGTCGTCGTCAACGGCGGGGGTGCCCGGTCGCTCGCGTACCGGCAGGTCCTCGCCGACGCCCTCGGCCGCCCCGTCGTGCGTCGCGCGGCCCCCGAGGCGACGGCGCGCGGCGCGTGCGTCCAGGCCGTCGCCGTCCTCGAGGGCGCCACCGTCGTGGACGTCGCCGCGTCGTGGGCGCCCGCCGTGCTCGACGCCGTCCCGCCCCGCGACGTGCCCGCGACGATCGACGCCCCCTACTACGACCTGCTCGCCACGGTCGCGGACCGGCCCCGGCCGACCGCGCCCTGA
- a CDS encoding KpsF/GutQ family sugar-phosphate isomerase: MTIPDTTTRRRAAVLETARAVVAHEAQGVAASVTDLGDVFLDVVQRVYECTGKVFVTGAGTSGAVARRMAHLLSVSGTPSVFISGADALHGTMGAMAPGDILVAISRGGGSDEINDLVVRAKERGVDTVVAVTADASSRLARNADVVVELTMIPGIDPGEVIAMGSTLVTAAWGDALAVVLMRMRGYSWANVLHSHPSGAVGKIDEAPQELPPLEPYWK, encoded by the coding sequence ATGACCATCCCCGACACCACGACGCGACGCCGTGCCGCCGTGCTCGAGACCGCCCGGGCCGTCGTCGCGCACGAGGCGCAGGGGGTCGCGGCGAGCGTGACCGACCTGGGCGACGTGTTCCTGGACGTGGTCCAGCGGGTGTACGAGTGCACGGGCAAGGTCTTCGTCACCGGGGCGGGCACGTCCGGCGCGGTCGCGCGCCGCATGGCGCACCTGCTCTCCGTGTCCGGCACCCCGTCGGTGTTCATCTCCGGCGCGGACGCGCTGCACGGCACGATGGGCGCGATGGCCCCGGGCGACATCCTCGTCGCGATCTCCCGCGGGGGCGGGAGCGACGAGATCAACGACCTGGTCGTGCGCGCCAAGGAGCGCGGCGTCGACACCGTCGTCGCGGTCACGGCGGACGCCTCCTCGCGCCTCGCGCGGAACGCGGACGTCGTGGTCGAGCTGACGATGATCCCCGGGATCGACCCCGGCGAGGTCATCGCGATGGGATCTACCCTCGTGACGGCAGCGTGGGGCGACGCGCTCGCCGTGGTCCTCATGCGGATGCGCGGGTACTCGTGGGCGAACGTCCTGCACTCGCACCCGTCGGGGGCCGTCGGCAAGATCGACGAGGCGCCCCAGGAGCTGCCGCCCCTCGAGCCCTACTGGAAGTAG
- a CDS encoding sugar ABC transporter ATP-binding protein translates to MTDVTTSVPRGAAEGGALRASGIVKSFSHVRVLKGIDLTLAAGTVTGLVGHNGAGKSTLLRVLAGAHPADEGTVSVDGHALPQGSPTAALDAGISTVYQELSLLPNLTVTQNVFLGRELTRGGALDRRAMRDQSRALADRFGLAVDVDRKLGAYPVATRQLLEIAVAVARDARYLLLDEPTTSLEGGQVERFLETVRDLARTEGLGILLVDHKLDELYAVADHVVALVDGEVRIAGPAGTVDRQAVVHAIAGDEAVASTGGVTEAAHRTDVVPLDAGARPSLVVRNLRTPALADVSLTAHPGRVLGVYGLIGAGRTELLRTLVGLDRVLAGSIELDGAPYRPATPAEAQRRGLVYLTEERKVDGIVGGLDATTNVVLPVLDRYRRLGLLDKRRMRREAAALMDRMQVRGDREGPVERLSGGNQQKVLLARVLAQAPRVLLLDEPTKGVDIGVKTEIHRLLRSLAHDDGLTVVVVSSEEEEILELADDVVTLTEGRCDGDVVAAGDLSSVDLRHAAWSAA, encoded by the coding sequence CGGCGCCCTGCGGGCCAGCGGGATCGTCAAGAGCTTCTCGCACGTGCGGGTGCTCAAGGGCATCGACCTGACGCTCGCGGCGGGCACCGTCACCGGGCTCGTCGGGCACAACGGCGCCGGCAAGTCGACGCTGCTCCGCGTCCTCGCGGGGGCGCACCCCGCCGACGAGGGCACGGTGTCCGTGGACGGCCACGCGCTGCCCCAGGGCTCCCCGACCGCCGCGCTCGACGCGGGGATCTCGACCGTCTACCAGGAGCTGTCGCTCCTGCCGAACCTCACGGTCACGCAGAACGTGTTCCTCGGTCGTGAGCTGACGCGCGGGGGAGCGCTCGACCGCCGCGCCATGCGCGACCAGTCCCGCGCGCTCGCGGACCGGTTCGGCCTCGCGGTGGACGTCGACCGCAAGCTCGGCGCCTACCCCGTCGCGACCCGCCAGCTCCTCGAGATCGCGGTGGCCGTGGCGCGCGACGCGCGCTACCTGCTGCTCGACGAGCCGACGACGAGCCTCGAGGGCGGGCAGGTCGAGCGCTTCCTCGAGACCGTGCGCGACCTGGCCCGCACCGAGGGCCTGGGGATCCTGCTCGTCGACCACAAGCTCGACGAGCTGTACGCCGTCGCCGACCACGTCGTCGCGCTCGTCGACGGCGAGGTCCGCATCGCCGGCCCGGCCGGCACGGTCGACCGGCAGGCGGTCGTCCACGCGATCGCCGGGGACGAGGCCGTCGCCTCGACGGGTGGCGTCACGGAGGCGGCGCACCGCACCGACGTCGTCCCGCTCGACGCGGGCGCCCGCCCGTCGCTCGTGGTGCGGAACCTGCGCACGCCCGCGCTCGCCGACGTCAGCCTCACGGCCCATCCCGGCCGCGTGCTGGGGGTCTACGGGCTCATCGGCGCCGGCCGCACGGAGCTGCTGCGCACGCTCGTCGGCCTCGACAGGGTCCTGGCCGGGAGCATCGAGCTCGACGGCGCGCCGTACCGGCCCGCGACCCCCGCCGAGGCCCAGCGGCGCGGTCTCGTCTACCTCACCGAGGAGCGCAAGGTCGACGGCATCGTCGGCGGGCTGGACGCGACGACGAACGTCGTCCTCCCGGTCCTCGACCGGTACCGGCGGCTCGGCCTGCTCGACAAGCGACGGATGCGCCGCGAGGCGGCGGCCCTCATGGACCGCATGCAGGTCCGCGGGGACCGCGAGGGCCCCGTCGAGCGCCTGTCCGGCGGCAACCAGCAGAAGGTGCTCCTCGCCCGCGTCCTGGCGCAGGCGCCGCGCGTGCTGCTGCTCGACGAGCCCACCAAGGGCGTCGACATCGGCGTGAAGACCGAGATCCACCGGCTCCTGCGCTCGCTCGCGCACGACGACGGGCTCACGGTCGTCGTCGTGTCCAGCGAGGAGGAGGAGATCCTCGAGCTGGCGGACGACGTCGTCACCCTCACGGAGGGCCGGTGCGACGGCGACGTCGTCGCGGCCGGCGACCTGTCCTCCGTGGACCTGCGGCACGCGGCCTGGAGCGCCGCGTGA